CCAGGTCGTTCACCGTGCCGTTGACGGCGAGGGAGCCGATGTCCCCGCCGGGGAAGAAGAGCGGCTTGACGACGTAGGAATCCGTCGTGAACGCGGGACGCCCGCCGTCGAGGTCGAGGATCGCGCCGTCGTGCCGATCCGCCGGCTCTGCCCCGCTGAACGTCTCGACGAACATCCGGTCGATAAGGCGCTGCATGAGCCTGCCGCCGCCGCCGTGGGCGAGGAGCACGCGCGGGTAGTCGGACAGCGGGATCGGGCAGACGGACGCGAAATCGTCCGGCGTCACGGGCGTTCCTCCGACCGGCGGTAGCGGTAGTAGGCGGCGCACGCGCCCTCGGACGAGACCATCGTCGCGCCCAGCGGCTTCTCCGGCGTGCAGCGGGTTCCGAACGCGGGACACTCATGAGGCTTGCGGAGCCCCTGGAGGATCAAGCCGCTGATGCACTCGGACGGCTCCTCGACACGAGTTCCTGCGACGCCGAAGCGCGTCTCCGCGTCGTAGTCCGCGTAAGCCTCGGTCAGGGCGAGCCCGCTCTGCGGTATCTCGCCGATGCCGCGCCACTGCCGACGGACGACTCGGAACACGTCGCGGATGAGCTCCTGGGCAGGACGGTTTCCGTCGCGGCGGACGGATCGGACGTATTGGTTCTCGACCTCCGCCCTGCCCTCCTCCAACTGCCGGACGCAGAGGTAGACGCCCTGGAGGATGTCGAGTGGCTCGAAGCCCGTCACGACGATGGGAACCCCATAGCGCTCCGACAGCGGCTCGTACTCCGTGAAGCCCATGACGGTGCAGACGTGTCCCGCCGCCAAGAACCCCTGTACCCGGTTCCCAGGAGACGACAGAACCGCCTCGATGGCGGGCGGAACCAACACGTGCGACACCAGCAGCGAGAAGTTCGTCACGCCGGAGCGGCGTGCCTGGGCGACCGCCATGGCGTTCGCCGGAGCCGTCGTCTCGAACCCCACGGCGAAGAAAACTACCTGCCGATCCGGGTTCTCGCGGGCGATCCGCAGCGCGTCCAGGGGCGAGTAGACGATCCGCACGTCGCCGCCGTTCGCCTTCGCCGTGAACAGGTCGCTTTCGGTTCCCGGGACGCGGAGCATGTCGCCGAACGAGCAGAAGACCACACCGGGCTGCGACGCGATCTCGACCGCCTTGTCGATGAGTTCGATGGGCGTGACGCACACGGGACAACCGGGCCCGTGGACGAGCGTGATGTACGGCGG
This window of the Candidatus Poribacteria bacterium genome carries:
- the hypD gene encoding hydrogenase formation protein HypD, coding for MRFVDEYRDPEAALRFSKLIAEATTRPWTIMEVCGGQTHAIVKFGIDELLPPYITLVHGPGCPVCVTPIELIDKAVEIASQPGVVFCSFGDMLRVPGTESDLFTAKANGGDVRIVYSPLDALRIARENPDRQVVFFAVGFETTAPANAMAVAQARRSGVTNFSLLVSHVLVPPAIEAVLSSPGNRVQGFLAAGHVCTVMGFTEYEPLSERYGVPIVVTGFEPLDILQGVYLCVRQLEEGRAEVENQYVRSVRRDGNRPAQELIRDVFRVVRRQWRGIGEIPQSGLALTEAYADYDAETRFGVAGTRVEEPSECISGLILQGLRKPHECPAFGTRCTPEKPLGATMVSSEGACAAYYRYRRSEERP